Proteins from one Chelonia mydas isolate rCheMyd1 chromosome 14, rCheMyd1.pri.v2, whole genome shotgun sequence genomic window:
- the LOC114018224 gene encoding zinc finger protein 850-like isoform X1, producing the protein MAVMEPAQMLVTFEEVAVYFTEGQGALLDPAQRALYRDVMQENHETVTSLGFPIPKPDLITRLERGEEPWVPDLQASEESGSPRGTHTAGDRTVSENKEENQQQEGPEQVEPQERFLRKADGNFSQGLEQGNTWGDRHSSEMQLGNHATKKLDKSTEHGGGCKDPKETTVQQTSHNEEKPYKCLDCGKRFRFSANLLRHWRTHTGEKSYECLDCGKSFREKSNFITHQSLHTGEKPYKCLECGKSFSQRSYLMAHHRTHTGEKPYKCLDCGKSFSRKLCLIVHQRLHTGEKPYKCLECGKSFRQWSQLMSHHRTHTGEKSYKCLDCGKSFSRKLCLIVHQRVHTGEKPFKCLECGKTFRHRSNLIKHQRIHTSDKPYKCLDCGKSFIDRIKLTNHHRIHTGERPHKCFDCGKSFIHKSRLIVHQRVHTGERPFICCECGKSFIRSAELIRHQITHTGERPFKCRECGKSFNHNSALITHQRTHSGERPYGCLECGKGFIENSALTRHRRIHTGERPYKCQECGKSFSVKSTLNTHQKTHTGEKPHKCLDCGKSFIQKSKLSIHQREHTGERSYKCLDCGKTFIKCSDLIKHQSIHTSDKSYKCLDCGKSFTDRIKLSSHQRIHTGESPHKCFDCGKRFIHKSRLIVHQRVHTGERPFKCRECGKSFSQSATLITHQRTHTGERPYGCLECGKSFIASSALTNHRRIHTGERPYKCHECGKTFRYRSNLTKHGRIHIGETHYKCLECGKRFADRTKLTVHQRIHTGERPHKCLDCGKSFIQKSKLILHQRVHTGERPYKCLECGKSFIEQSQLILHQRVHTGERPFICCKCGKSFIRSTALITHQRTHSGERPYKCLECGKSFSQSSNLIAHKRTHTGERPYKCLDCGKTFSQRPHLTKHGRIHTGERPSKCLDCGKSFSKTSELTKHQRMHKGERP; encoded by the exons atggctgtgatggagccagctcag ATgctggtgaccttcgaggaggtggctgtgtatttcaccgaggggcagggggctctgctggaccctgctcagagagccctctacagggacgtcatgcaggagaaccatgagacggtgacctcgctgg GatttcccattcccaaacctgacctgatcacccggctggaacgaggggaagagccgtgggtccCGGATCTCCAGGCCTCTGAGGAAAGTGGGAGCCCGAGAGGCACCCACACAG caggtgatAGGACAGTGAGTGAGAACAAGGAGGAGAATCAACAGCAGGAAGGTCCTGAGCAAGTGGAACCACAGGAGAGGTTTTTGAGAAAAGCTGATGGGAATTTTTCCCAGGGCTTGGAACAGGGAAATACTTGGGGAGATCGACACAGCTCAGAGATGCAGCTGGGAAACCATGCCACGAAGAAACTGGATAAATCCACTGAACATGGCGGAGGATGCAAGGATCCCAAGGAAACCACAGTCCAGCAGACAAGTCACAATGAAGAGAAACCCTACAAATgccttgactgtgggaaaagattCCGTTTCAGTGCAAACCTTCTTAGACATtggagaacccacacaggagagaagtcCTAtgaatgcttggactgtgggaaaagcttccgtGAGAAGTCAAACTTTATTACACACCAGAGtctgcacacaggagagaaaccctataaatgccttgagtgtgggaaaagttttagtCAGAGGTCATATCTTATGGCACATCacagaacccacacaggagagaagccctataaatgcttggactgtgggaaaagcttcagtaggAAGCTATGTCTTATTGTACACCAGAGactgcacacaggagagaaaccctataaatgccttgagtgtgggaaaagttttaggCAGTGGTCACAGCTTATGTCACATCacagaacccacacaggagagaagtcctataaatgcttggactgtgggaaaagcttcagtaggAAGCTATGTCTTATTGTACACCAGAGAgtacacacaggagagaaaccctttaaatgccttgagtgtgggaaaactttcCGTCACCGCTCAAACCTTATtaagcatcagagaatccacaccagcgacaaaccctataaatgcctcgactgtgggaaaagtttcattgaCAGAATAAAACTTACTAATCATcacagaatccacacaggagagagaccccataagtgctttgactgcgggaaaagcttcataCACAAGTCAAGGCTTATTGTACATCAGAGagtgcacacaggagagagaccctttatatgctgtgagtgtgggaaaagttttattCGGAGCGCAGAGCTTATTAGACATCAGAtcacccacacaggagagagaccctttaaatgccgtgagtgtgggaaaagttttaatCATAACTCAGCGCTTATTACACATCAGCGAACCCactcaggagagagaccctatggatgccttgagtgtgggaaaggtTTTATTGAGAACTCAGCGCTTACTAGAcataggagaatccacacaggagaaagaccctataaatgccaggagtgtgggaaaagtttcagtgtgAAATCAACCCTTAATACACATCAgaaaacccacacaggagagaaaccgcataaatgcttggactgtgggaaaagcttcattcagaAGTCAAAACTTAGTATACACCAGAGAGAACATACAGGAGAGAGATCATATAAGTGCcttgactgtgggaaaactttcatTAAGTGCTCAGACCTTATTAAGCATCAGAGTATCCACACAAGTGACAAATCCTATAAATGCctcgactgtgggaaaagtttcactgaCAGAATAAAACTTAGTAgtcatcagagaatccatacaggagagagcCCCCATAAATgctttgactgtgggaaaagattCATACACAAATCCAGGCTTATTGTACACCAGAGagtgcacacaggagagagaccctttaaatgccgtgagtgtgggaaaagttttagtCAGAGTGCAACGCTTATTACGCATCAgcgaacccacacaggagagagaccctatggatgccttgagtgtgggaaaagttttatcGCAAGTTCAGCCCTTACTAACCAtaggagaatccacacgggagaaagaccctataaatgccaCGAGTGTGGGAAAACTTTCAGATACCGCTCAAACCTTACTaaacatgggagaatccacaTCGGAGAGACACAttataaatgccttgagtgtgggaaacgTTTTGCTGACAGAACAAAACTTACTgttcatcagagaatccacacaggagagagaccgcataaatgcttagactgtgggaaaagcttcattcagaAGTCAAAACTTATTCTACACCAGAGagtgcacacaggagagagaccgtataaatgccttgagtgtgggaaaagcttcattgaGCAGTCACAACTTATTCTACACCAGAGagtgcacacaggagagagaccctttaTATGCTGTAaatgtgggaaaagttttattCGGAGCACAGCGCTTATTACACACCAGAGAACCCactcaggagagagaccctataaatgccttgaaTGTGGCAAAAGTTTTAGTCAGAGCTCAAATCTTATTGCACAtaagagaacccacacaggagaaagaccgtataaatgcttggactgtgggaaaactttcagTCAGCGCCCACACCTTACTaaacatgggagaatccacacaggagagagaccttctaaatgccttgactgtgggaaaagcttcagtaagACCTCAGAGCTGACCAAACATCAGAGAATGCACAAGGGTGAGAGACCCTAG
- the LOC114018224 gene encoding zinc finger protein 850-like isoform X3 yields MAVMEPAQMLVTFEEVAVYFTEGQGALLDPAQRALYRDVMQENHETVTSLGFPIPKPDLITRLERGEEPWVPDLQASEESGSPRGTHTGDRTVSENKEENQQQEGPEQVEPQERFLRKADGNFSQGLEQGNTWGDRHSSEMQLGNHATKKLDKSTEHGGGCKDPKETTVQQTSHNEEKPYKCLDCGKRFRFSANLLRHWRTHTGEKSYECLDCGKSFREKSNFITHQSLHTGEKPYKCLECGKSFSQRSYLMAHHRTHTGEKPYKCLDCGKSFSRKLCLIVHQRLHTGEKPYKCLECGKSFRQWSQLMSHHRTHTGEKSYKCLDCGKSFSRKLCLIVHQRVHTGEKPFKCLECGKTFRHRSNLIKHQRIHTSDKPYKCLDCGKSFIDRIKLTNHHRIHTGERPHKCFDCGKSFIHKSRLIVHQRVHTGERPFICCECGKSFIRSAELIRHQITHTGERPFKCRECGKSFNHNSALITHQRTHSGERPYGCLECGKGFIENSALTRHRRIHTGERPYKCQECGKSFSVKSTLNTHQKTHTGEKPHKCLDCGKSFIQKSKLSIHQREHTGERSYKCLDCGKTFIKCSDLIKHQSIHTSDKSYKCLDCGKSFTDRIKLSSHQRIHTGESPHKCFDCGKRFIHKSRLIVHQRVHTGERPFKCRECGKSFSQSATLITHQRTHTGERPYGCLECGKSFIASSALTNHRRIHTGERPYKCHECGKTFRYRSNLTKHGRIHIGETHYKCLECGKRFADRTKLTVHQRIHTGERPHKCLDCGKSFIQKSKLILHQRVHTGERPYKCLECGKSFIEQSQLILHQRVHTGERPFICCKCGKSFIRSTALITHQRTHSGERPYKCLECGKSFSQSSNLIAHKRTHTGERPYKCLDCGKTFSQRPHLTKHGRIHTGERPSKCLDCGKSFSKTSELTKHQRMHKGERP; encoded by the exons atggctgtgatggagccagctcag ATgctggtgaccttcgaggaggtggctgtgtatttcaccgaggggcagggggctctgctggaccctgctcagagagccctctacagggacgtcatgcaggagaaccatgagacggtgacctcgctgg GatttcccattcccaaacctgacctgatcacccggctggaacgaggggaagagccgtgggtccCGGATCTCCAGGCCTCTGAGGAAAGTGGGAGCCCGAGAGGCACCCACACAG gtgatAGGACAGTGAGTGAGAACAAGGAGGAGAATCAACAGCAGGAAGGTCCTGAGCAAGTGGAACCACAGGAGAGGTTTTTGAGAAAAGCTGATGGGAATTTTTCCCAGGGCTTGGAACAGGGAAATACTTGGGGAGATCGACACAGCTCAGAGATGCAGCTGGGAAACCATGCCACGAAGAAACTGGATAAATCCACTGAACATGGCGGAGGATGCAAGGATCCCAAGGAAACCACAGTCCAGCAGACAAGTCACAATGAAGAGAAACCCTACAAATgccttgactgtgggaaaagattCCGTTTCAGTGCAAACCTTCTTAGACATtggagaacccacacaggagagaagtcCTAtgaatgcttggactgtgggaaaagcttccgtGAGAAGTCAAACTTTATTACACACCAGAGtctgcacacaggagagaaaccctataaatgccttgagtgtgggaaaagttttagtCAGAGGTCATATCTTATGGCACATCacagaacccacacaggagagaagccctataaatgcttggactgtgggaaaagcttcagtaggAAGCTATGTCTTATTGTACACCAGAGactgcacacaggagagaaaccctataaatgccttgagtgtgggaaaagttttaggCAGTGGTCACAGCTTATGTCACATCacagaacccacacaggagagaagtcctataaatgcttggactgtgggaaaagcttcagtaggAAGCTATGTCTTATTGTACACCAGAGAgtacacacaggagagaaaccctttaaatgccttgagtgtgggaaaactttcCGTCACCGCTCAAACCTTATtaagcatcagagaatccacaccagcgacaaaccctataaatgcctcgactgtgggaaaagtttcattgaCAGAATAAAACTTACTAATCATcacagaatccacacaggagagagaccccataagtgctttgactgcgggaaaagcttcataCACAAGTCAAGGCTTATTGTACATCAGAGagtgcacacaggagagagaccctttatatgctgtgagtgtgggaaaagttttattCGGAGCGCAGAGCTTATTAGACATCAGAtcacccacacaggagagagaccctttaaatgccgtgagtgtgggaaaagttttaatCATAACTCAGCGCTTATTACACATCAGCGAACCCactcaggagagagaccctatggatgccttgagtgtgggaaaggtTTTATTGAGAACTCAGCGCTTACTAGAcataggagaatccacacaggagaaagaccctataaatgccaggagtgtgggaaaagtttcagtgtgAAATCAACCCTTAATACACATCAgaaaacccacacaggagagaaaccgcataaatgcttggactgtgggaaaagcttcattcagaAGTCAAAACTTAGTATACACCAGAGAGAACATACAGGAGAGAGATCATATAAGTGCcttgactgtgggaaaactttcatTAAGTGCTCAGACCTTATTAAGCATCAGAGTATCCACACAAGTGACAAATCCTATAAATGCctcgactgtgggaaaagtttcactgaCAGAATAAAACTTAGTAgtcatcagagaatccatacaggagagagcCCCCATAAATgctttgactgtgggaaaagattCATACACAAATCCAGGCTTATTGTACACCAGAGagtgcacacaggagagagaccctttaaatgccgtgagtgtgggaaaagttttagtCAGAGTGCAACGCTTATTACGCATCAgcgaacccacacaggagagagaccctatggatgccttgagtgtgggaaaagttttatcGCAAGTTCAGCCCTTACTAACCAtaggagaatccacacgggagaaagaccctataaatgccaCGAGTGTGGGAAAACTTTCAGATACCGCTCAAACCTTACTaaacatgggagaatccacaTCGGAGAGACACAttataaatgccttgagtgtgggaaacgTTTTGCTGACAGAACAAAACTTACTgttcatcagagaatccacacaggagagagaccgcataaatgcttagactgtgggaaaagcttcattcagaAGTCAAAACTTATTCTACACCAGAGagtgcacacaggagagagaccgtataaatgccttgagtgtgggaaaagcttcattgaGCAGTCACAACTTATTCTACACCAGAGagtgcacacaggagagagaccctttaTATGCTGTAaatgtgggaaaagttttattCGGAGCACAGCGCTTATTACACACCAGAGAACCCactcaggagagagaccctataaatgccttgaaTGTGGCAAAAGTTTTAGTCAGAGCTCAAATCTTATTGCACAtaagagaacccacacaggagaaagaccgtataaatgcttggactgtgggaaaactttcagTCAGCGCCCACACCTTACTaaacatgggagaatccacacaggagagagaccttctaaatgccttgactgtgggaaaagcttcagtaagACCTCAGAGCTGACCAAACATCAGAGAATGCACAAGGGTGAGAGACCCTAG